The proteins below are encoded in one region of Lytechinus pictus isolate F3 Inbred chromosome 11, Lp3.0, whole genome shotgun sequence:
- the LOC129271033 gene encoding dynein light chain 1, cytoplasmic-like: MNRGGSSYSGKPDKEFEIKNSDMSKEMEDDAVELALAMLRDKQNKPLEKDIAAELKKEFDTKHEPTWHCIVGRNYGSHVTHEKNHFIYFYVGRTAILLFKSG, from the coding sequence ATGAACCGAGGAGGATCAAGCTATTCCGGAAAGCCCGACAAGGAGTTTGAAATCAAGAATTCCGACATGAGCAAAGAGATGGAAGATGACGCCGTCGAACTCGCGTTGGCAATGCTTCGCGATAAACAGAACAAACCACTCGAGAAGGACATCGCTGCCGAACTCAAGAAGGAATTCGACACAAAGCACGAGCCAACCTGGCATTGCATTGTGGGTCGTAACTATGGCAGTCACGTGACACATGAGAAGAATCATTTTATCTACTTCTACGTCGGACGGACGGCCATTCTTCTCTTCAAATCTGGCTAG